A portion of the Musa acuminata AAA Group cultivar baxijiao chromosome BXJ1-1, Cavendish_Baxijiao_AAA, whole genome shotgun sequence genome contains these proteins:
- the LOC135623185 gene encoding RING-H2 finger protein ATL58-like, with protein sequence MNCSWSYCVWGFILVMSCGSSDPPTYCSAASPELKLYQAFIFSVPVFFTFILLLLFYLSYLRRRRAHWQSLRLRASQLGRGDVPRSSESGIKKEVREMLPVVVFKESFLIRETQCSVCLGDYQSDERLQRIPPCGHTFHVDCIDHWLATNTTCPLCRVSLLPATKSTASDFSDHAVEVEQGSLEEQSSERPTNSGFVNSQIEAAEEQRDGADDLICVRREAQQLRHDEEGSVSNVIKADGSV encoded by the exons ATGAACTGTTCCTGGAGTTATTGCGTTTGGGGCTTCATCTTGGTGATGTCTTGTGGCTCCTCAGACCCACCCACATACTGTTCAGCTGCTTCCCCTGAGCTCAAGCTCTACCAGGCTTTCATCTTTTCCGTGCCAGTCTTCTTCACATTCATCCTGCTCCTCTTATTCTACTTGTCCTACTTGCGGCGGCGGCGAGCGCATTGGCAGTCCTTGAGGCTGAGAGCCTCCCAGCTGGGTAGAGGAGACGTGCCGAGA AGTTCAGAATCGGGCATAAAAAAAGAAGTCAGAGAGATGCTTCCGGTCGTCGTTTTCAAGGAGAGCTTTTTGATCAGAGAGACACA ATGCTCTGTGTGCTTGGGGGACTACCAGTCAGATGAACGCCTCCAGAGGATACCCCCATGTGGGCACACGTTTCATGTCGATTGCATTGATCACTGGCTTGCAACCAACACAACTTGTCCTCTCTGCCGAGTCTCGCTTCTTCCAGCTACCAAATCCACTGCTAGCGACTTCTCAGATCATGCAGTTGAAGTTGAACAAGGGAGCTTAGAAGAACAATCATCAGAGAGGCCAACCAATTCGGGATTTGTTAACTCCCAAATTGAAGCAGCTGAGGAGCAGAGAGATGGTGCTGATGACCTCATCTGTGTTAGAAGAGAAGCTCAACAACTTCGGCATGATGAGGAAGGATCGGTGTCGAACGTCATCAAAGCTGATGGCAGTGTTTGA